A single region of the Silene latifolia isolate original U9 population chromosome 8, ASM4854445v1, whole genome shotgun sequence genome encodes:
- the LOC141596652 gene encoding zinc finger protein ZAT9-like has translation MEKQRCKLCYRRFSNGRALGGHMRSHMMNMPVTRKPELPVSSWTSESEPEEGEIVKGNSSSVTLQDRGSDTESTKNVTRMRRSKRARKPVSSILLRNSHDYKLSWDSFDNYYNDVEQQTGSSSISEVTSEEDVAFCLMMMSRDKWHGNEHGHRHGYEKEFRNNDEIEPISYKKKYKCDTCNKVFRSYQALGGHRASHKKSRVTVTDDDHREKTRNVAAAKEEEKKIHECPICLRVFASGQALGGHKRSHVMGNNDGIHHNNPTKLEVIVQQSPKKKEIIAENLIDLNLPAPIDDDYDEDFISPITTSAVSDVNL, from the coding sequence ATGGAGAAACAAAGATGTAAACTTTGTTATAGAAGGTTTTCTAATGGAAGAGCCTTAGGTGGGCATATGAGGTCTCACATGATGAATATGCCCGTGACTCGGAAACCCGAGTTACCGGTCTCGTCTTGGACATCGGAGTCCGAGCCGGAGGAAGGGGAAATTGTTAAGGGTAACTCATCATCTGTTACACTACAAGACAGAGGTAGTGACACAGAGTCAACTAAGAACGTGACTAGGATGAGACGATCGAAACGAGCTCGAAAACCCGTGTCGTCGATATTATTACGGAATAGTCACGATTATAAGTTGAGTTGGGATAGTTTTGATAACTATTATAATGATGTTGAACAACAAACGGGTAGTAGTTCGATTTCCGAGGTTACTTCTGAAGAAGATGTTGCGTTTTGTCTTATGATGATGTCTCGTGACAAGTGGCATGGGAACGAACACGGTCACAGACACGGGTACGAAAAGGAGTTTAGAAATAATGATGAAATTGAACCTATATCATACAAGAAAAAATACAAGTGTGACACTTGTAATAAGGTGTTCCGGTCGTACCAAGCTCTAGGAGGTCACCGTGCTAGTCACAAAAAATCCCGTGTCACGGTTACTGACGACGACCACCGTGAGAAAACCCGCAATGTGGCGGCGGCGAAAGAGGAAGAGAAGAAGATTCATGAGTGTCCTATTTGTTTAAGGGTGTTTGCTTCAGGGCAAGCATTAGGTGGACATAAGAGATCTCATGTTATGGGAAATAATGATGGCATTCATCATAATAATCCTACAAAATTAGAAGTAATTGTTCAACAAAGTCCTAAGAAAAAGGAGATAATTGCTGAAAATTTGATAGATCTAAATCTTCCTGCACCAattgatgatgattatgatgaagATTTTATTAGTCCAATTACTACTTCAGCTGTTTCTGATGTCAATTTGTGA